tacttgtgatctctgtctgtcaaataaataaaatctttaaaaaaaaaaaaaaagaaaaagaaaagaaaagggtgggcgcctgggtggctcagagggttaaagcctctgccttcggctcaggtcatgatctcggtgtcctgggatcgagccccgcattgggctctcttttcggcagggagcctgcttcctcctctctctctctgcctacttctgatctgtcaaataaattaaaaaaaaaaaaaaaaaaaaggagaaagaaaagggttatttgttaaaatcctttttttcaaCATCTGtcttataaaaggaaagaattaccCGAGCATCTGGCCAGGCCAGAAGATGAACATCACCCTTGATCGGGACATAATCTCATGCAGGTTCTTAGAACTATCCAGTGAACAAAAGGATGCAATTCCTCCAAAGTCACAGAGGTGAGGAGGAGACAAAGGAGAAGGGATTTGCTTCCAGAAGCCAAGCTGCCCCTGTGACTCCAATTGTGCTCTACCCCCTCCACTCTCTTCTCAAGGGACCATCCTCCACTCTGGACCTATTCACCACTTACAGTCAAGCCTCAATCAAGCAAGGCACATCACTCCTACCAGGCACCTAACTCCTGGGTAGAGCACCTTCTGCAGACGAGAAGAGGCTGAGTCCACAACCTCCTTTCtggcatctttatttttctatctggTACATGGACAAAGTGAACGTGGTCAGAAAAGTCAGCTGCACTGAAACACTTGAGCAGATGGTAAAACGGAGGGCGCGTGGACATGGAAGGGCGGGGTGGCAATTCCAGACCAGCTTCCCCCAGAGGGCTTATGCGCCAAGCCCACGACCACAGGCTGCTCTGGGCAGGACCGTGCAGTGCATCTCTGGTGAGGAGGGACAAGAAGGACCAGTCACAACAGGGACTGCAGCCGGGCATGAGTTTATTGGCTTCTGGCCTCTCGCTCCTGCTTGATGAAGTTGATTAGCCCATTGGTGGAAGAGTCATGAGAGGTCACTGGGCTACTGCCGTCAAGCTCGGGCTCGATTTTCTTGGCCAGCTGCTTTCCTAGCTCCACCCTGCCAGGACAAGGAGAAAGAATGGTAAGAGGAAGGGTCCAGCTTCACAAGTGAAATCCACAGGCATTCTTCACCCTCCCCTTGAGGAGCAGTAACTCACCCCCACTGGTCAAAGCTGTTGATGTCCCAGATGATACCCTGAACGAAGATCTTGTGCTCATACATGGCTGCAGAGGTGACAGATGGGGCACATTAGGGCTCaaccggcttttttttttttttttttaaagattttatttatttacttatttgacacaaagagagatcacaagtaggcagagaggcagtcagagggagagggggaagtaggctccctgccgagcagagagcccaatgtggggtttgatcccaggaccctggtcatggcctgagctgaaggcagaggctttaactctctgagccacccaggcgcccctcaaccgGCTTTATCCAACCCGCCCCCGGCcaggaccgccccccccccccccactcaccaATCAAGGCTCCCAGAATGAATGGCGTGAGCTTGGTGAATACAATGGAGTTGGTTGGGCGATTTCCTTCAAAGACCTTTAGAAAATACCGGGGAATGTCCTACGGTTAGTTATGACCCCCAAATCCTCAAGGGATGTGCATCCTGCCCCAGAGGTTGGGATATGCCTATCTGTAAGGACAGTCCCTCCTACGGGGTTGGATATCCCAGGCGCGCCATGAATCCCTACCCAGACCCCACAACTTTATCCTTCTGGCTCCAGGAGGCCAACCAAAGCCCACTTCAGGAGAGGTGCTGACCTTGTGTGGCAACAGCTTCTCCAAGGCCTCTGGACTCGTCCCTGCAGCCTGCAGCTCCTTCCGGGCCTCCTCTGTCGACTTCCCCTTCATCAGGGCCTCCGTCTGGGCCAAAAAGTTGGCCAGGAGGATCTGACAAGAGACACACCCAGTTCCACTTGGAAGTCCTGcctgagctacaggcagaggtTGCCTGGCACTTCCCAGGTGGGGTTAGTCCCAGCCCCCAGTGTAGAGCTCAAGTGGAGCAAGGCGGGGGGACGGCAGGGCACCTCTGATGACACAATAAAGTAAGTGACAACAGTGACTGCCCTTTAAGGGATACACGTGACTTGCCAAGGACCCTGCTAAGAACTTAGCAATAtctatcttgtgtttttttttttttttttaaagattttatttatttatttgacagacagaaatcacaagtagacagagaggcaggcagagagagaggaggaagcaggctccctgctgagcagagagcccgatgcgggactcgatcccaggaccctgagatcatgacctgagccgaaggcagcggcctaacccactgagccacccaggcgcccctctatcttgtttttttaaaggtttatttatttatttgaaagagacagacagacaatcccaaacagactccctgctgagcacagagcctgactcagggctcccaTCTCACGACCCCGAatcaaaaccaagactcagatgtCCAACTGATcgagctccccaggcaccccagccacaTCTATCTTACGGTTTTCCCATCTGCTGCTGTGGTTAAGCAGGATCTTCCTTCATgacctctgccccacccccgctgTTACACCTATATGGGTTGTATTACATGACAGATGGAATGAAGATAGCAGACCTTGTGACAGGGAGAGATGGGCCCACTGTAATCACATGGGCTCTTAGAAGTAGAAGACTGAAGacaaatgagtcagtcagagagagcaagagaaggggcAGGATAGAATCGAGGCTGGAGCAGGACTCAACCCACCACTGCTAGCTCTGAGATGGGACAGCGCCACAGGCAAAGGCGGCTTTTTGAAGCTGAGAATGACCCCCAGCTGCCGTTAAGGAAACTGGACCTTGGTCCTGCCCTAAGCAGACACCCAGCGGAGCCTGCTAGACTTCAGACCCACGAAAACCAAGATAAAAACTGGATGTTGTTCTAAGCCAACGAAGTTTGTGTAATTTATCATGGCAAGAATAGGAAACTCGCATAACTGCCAACCAAAGCAGCAGCTCCTAAGTAGCCCAGGTGTAAGGTGAGCCTGAGAAAGTGTGAGGAGAGGCTGGATGAGGCTCTTACCTTGTGGTGCAAACCCTTCCTTATCGGGTGCTGGGTCTGGACTGGGATGAGGAAGTCACAAGGTATCATCTTGGTGCCTGTAAAGGGCACAGTGGTCACCCACGTGCCAATCCCAGCTCGTGGGAGCCACCGGACGGAGAGCTCTCTGCTGGCCTTTCACGTGCACAGCACACCCCTGCCCAGGCCAGAGGGTCTGTACCTTGGTGGATGAGCTGGTAGAAGGCATGCTGGCCATTGGTCCCTGGCTCCCCCCACAAAATGGGGCCCGTTTGGTGGTCCACGCGAGTGCCAGACTTGGTGATGTACTTCCCGTTGGACTCCATGTCGCCCTGGAACAGGACAGAAACCCAGCCCTCTAGCTGCAGGTCTTGCTTTTCTTGATGCAGAAATCCTGCCCAGGCTACACTACGCGTAGCTTCCCAACCCTGTGTGGTGTCCCCAGGCAGTACCCCTGTATCTCCCCTCCCCCGTGAGGACAAGGCGCACAGCTTTCTGGCTCAGACGCTGTAGGAAGGAGCCATGATGAGGGTGGGGGGGGTATGGAGGTCTGAGAAAGACCTCCCTAAGAGCAGAAATCGGTTACAGTTTCTTTAacggatgtctttttttttttttttttagtttatttatttaagtaatctctacatcccacgtggggcttgaactcatgaccccaagatcaagagttggcatGCTCTTCTGACCGAGTCAGCCAGGTGGCCCTCTTTTTGAGGTGACAGACCTCAAAGGCTGCACACCTTGGACTCCTGTCAGCCTTTCTCTTAAGACAGCAGTTAAAGAGGGCCACCATGTCTTAAAAGAGAGGCTGGCAGGAGTCCAAGGTGTGCAGCCTTTGAGGTCTGTCACCTCAACCAGATACTGGGCTGCCTCTTTAATCAGCTTGCGGTATTGGCCAAAGTCGGCTGTGCCTGCCCAAGGGCTGCAGGGCAAAAACCAGGTTCATGCTAAACCAACCGGGGACACATGTAGAAGGACGGCCTAGAACAGAATCCGGAACAGGAGATGGGCTACTCAGTCCCCAGGGATTCTGGGATACttggggggggagcagagggccaAGAGTAGCCCAAAGGGGGACCCCAGACTGGGTGTGAACTTGCTTTcctggaggggcaaagggagtaCCAGCCACAGGGGTCCCTGCCGGTGGCCCCACCCTCTGGCAGGCACCCAGAGTGATGGCCAAGAAAGCAATGACCCAGGGAAGATGCGTGCTTTCTGACTGGCCACCATGGTAACCAATAATATCTTCCCATGGTGGATTCGGCCAACACTCACCAACAGATTTACCCTGAAATCAGAACACAAGTGGGCCTTGGCTGTGCCCAAGGGCAGCTGGGGGAAAAACCCACCGGAGAGGCCAGAATCTGGGCCCCTGGGCTCCCGGGCCTCCCGGGCCTCCCAGGCCCCCCATAGGTGGGCCCCAAGGCCTGGCCTGGCAGCAGGTACCTGCTGGAAATAGGCTGCAAAGCGGTGCAGATACTGGTCGTAGGGCAGCATGGCCTGCGTCTCGCACCCAAAGCAGTTGATGTACCAGATGCCCAGCATGGCCAGGATGACAGGCGCGTTCTTCTCCAGGGGCGTCGTACGGAAGTGCTGGTCCTGCAACCAGAGCAGGGCGGGTGGGAGCTGAGCAGCTgcccaggagggaaggaaggagggagctggACCAACCAGACATCTCCAGGGAAGAACACAAGCCTCAGCACTTACCATCCAGTGAGCCCCTGAGAGCAGCTGCTCGAAGTTGTCAAATCCTGCGACACAAAAGCAGCGTCAACAGAAATGGTCATGCCCAGTGCCCTCGTGGCAGTGGACACAGCTTCTTCTGGAACCAGGAAAAGCTGATGTGCAGCCAGAAAAAACAGGACCTGGGAAGACTCGGGCCCACAGAAAGACTCTCTAACCAGAGTCGGCCTTGAGCGCAAAGGCCAATCTAACTTCACCGACCACTGGAAACAACAGGACAGCGGTTGTGAGGGGTAGAGGAAAAGGCCAATCTACCAACCCCAGAGAAAAGTCCGGCCTGCCCGCCTGACCTTAAAGAAATGTTCCAGCCAATGGGGGAGAGCACAGTGGCCTGTGGGGTCAGAAGGGTGTTCAGGGACATGAGATCCCGATCCCTGACCGCAGACTACAACTTGGTCCCCCgccaaaacagacacacactcacccaCATGCAATGCGATGGAGAGTCCAATGGCTGACCACAGCGAGTAGCGTCCTCCTACCCACTAGGAGAGACAGGAAAAGGTGCTGAGGAAAGGTTGGcacaccccgcccccctccctcctgccacaaAACTTGCCCCCTGAGAGCAAAGCTCTTCCATAGGTGCAGCACGGAGGGCCTGGACCCAACCCACCTCTGGGAAGCAAGACAGCAGGCAGGCGCTGGCAACTCTTTGTGCTGACCAACAGGGCAGACTACATGGGACTGATCAGAGCCACAGGACTCAACTGAAGACCTTACCATGGCTGGCCCTGTCTCCTCAGACAAAGACAGACGTGTACCTCATACCTGCAACAGGCTGGGCCTCCTCCTCATACCGACAGACCCAGGACCTCATACCCGCGCCAGGCCCAGGCTCCTCCTCTGACAGACCGACCGACCCAGGGCCTCATACCTGTGCCAGACCCCACCACCTCCTCAAACACACAAACCCAGGGCCTCGTACCTGTGCCAGGCCCAGGCTGCTCctctgacagacagacagacccagGGCCTCATACCCGTGCCAGGCCCAGATTCCTCCTCCTCTGACAGACAGAACCACGGCTTCATACCTGCGCCATGCCCGGGCTCCTCCTCTGATAGACAGACCCAGTGCCTCATACCTGTGCCAGACCCAGGCTCCTCCTCTGACAGACCTAGCGCCTCATACCTGTGCCAGGTCTGGCAGGCTCCTCTCAGACAGACAGACCCAGTGCCTCATACCTGCACCAGGTCTGGCCTCCTCttcagacagacagatagacctAGAGCCTCATACCTGTGCCAGACCTGGCCGCCTCCTCCTCAGACAGACCGATTGACCCAGTGCTTCATACCTGCACCAGGCCTGGCTTCCTCCTCAGACATACACACGCAGTGCCTCATAGCTGCACCAGGCCGGGCCTCCTCTTCAGACAGACCGACCGACCCAGCATCTCCTACCTGCACCAGGCCCAGCCTGCACCTCAGACCCAGCGCCTCATACCTGGTACCAGGCCCGGTTTCCTCAGACACAGATCCAGTGCTTCATACCTGTGCCAGGACCGGTTTCCTCAGAAACAGACCCAGTGCTTCCATACCTGGTACCAGGCCCCCCTTCCTCAGAACCAAAAGACCAGCATCTCGTACCTTTCCATGTCCAGTCCCCTCACACACTGATAGATCCAGTGCTTCATACCTGTGCCAAAGCATCTTCAAATACTGACAGACCCAGTACTTCATACCTGTGTGTGGTTGTGCCTCATGAACACTGACAGAACTGGTGCCTCATACTTGTGCCAAGCCCCATCTCCTCAGACACACACAGATCTAGTACCTCAAAGCTATATCCAGCCTCTGTAGACACGGACAGACCCAGCATCTTGTACCTGTGACTAGCCCACCTACCTGGATGCTAACAGGTCAGGATCTACCTGTGCCTGGCCCAGCCTGCCCTCCTTGAGCAGTGACAGACCCAGCACCTCATACCTGTGCCAGGCCCTACATCCTCAGACTAATCAACCCAATGCCCCATACCTACACTCAAGCACACTCCTCAAGCAATGAAAGATCCAGCACCTTCTACCTGGGTCTTGGCCCTGCCTCCTCAGATACCAATAAACCTGGGTTTGGCCTTGCCCCAGCCAGACCCATTGCCTCCTGGGACAGTGACAGGCCCAGGGCTCATACCTGAGAGGTCTTCTCAGCCTCATCCCCAAGACCTACCTAGTCACACTTGCAGACTCCACCCTGTATCACCTAAGTCCTCAGAAATCCATTCCCATCTTCCTAACAGCTTTTTATGGACCACCTACCACATTCCCAGCACAGGCAATAGAAGCAGCCCATGAGGGCTCCCCAGAGATGTAATAATAATCATGCcaataaatgtgaaatgaaatgcAAGTGCTTGGGAGAATGGAAATACAGCAGTGAAATCAATTATAAAAGCAATCTGGGGAGCACATGAGCTTGGATCTAAAGAGCGAGCAGGAaagcactggggggggggggagcattcCAACAGCCAGTATGGCATATACCAAAGTCCTGTGGTAAGAGCAGCCTTTCTCAACAGTGAAGAGAATTAAGCCCCACAGGAAATACTTTCAATGCTTCATTTCTCCATTCTCTCAAGGATGGTCCAAGGCTAGCACCCTCCTAGAAGCAAGGAAGAGATGCTAATTCATGACATCCACTGGATGCCTTGGGGCATGAGGGCTTAATTCTCTACTGGAGGCCCATCAAGACAGGTTGGGCAAGAGGAACCACAGCACATTCTAGACGAAGGAAGGGGTGGGAACAGGAGGGTGGAAGCTGAGAGGCAGTGCTGGGGGATGAAGCATGGAGCCCCGGTGGTCGTTGGGAACACGATTCTACCCTTGATAGGGCAGAGGACTGATTCAGGAAATCAGACAGGATGaattgaaagaacaagacaatCATGTGTGCCCCAGAGGTTTCTGGCTTAGGTAATGAGATGAATGGTGGGGCCCTTCACCTGGAAAAAGTCCAGGTTTGGGGGAACCTTACCAGACACAGTCCCAGAAGCCACACCATGCCTGACACAGGCTCTTGGATCTCACCAAACAGGCTCAGTTCTAGAAGCTGGACTGCCAAGCTGTTGATTTTGGCTGCCCCACGTCATCAGACCTCACTTTTAGGAGCTCAGCAATGGCAGCATCCGACCTGAGCCTCTGAGACTTCCTCCTCCAGACATAATCTCTAGAACTCACTTTACCTGCAAGGGGCCCCTTTCAGATCGCACCTCACAGATGTAGCTCCTCATCGGTTCGGTatcctgtccctcccctgccccagccctcacTTTATCTAACCAGTTATAATCTACTTTTTTTCCCACCTGAGTAATGCAGACCCTAAGCCAGCCAGACCCCAATGCTACAGACCACACTTCGGCCTGGCTAAAGATCCTTGGGTCTCTGCAATACTGTGAGCTCTGCCCATCATGTGTGACCCGGGTACCAAGAATGGGCTCAAGGTACTGTATCTGTCCTACGTGATCCTAAGTGTTCCTGAGACCTCCCCAGGCAGGTGACTCTGGCTTTCCCCTGCGGAGAGCCTGTGCCTGACCTAACACCGGGGATCCAACCCGCACCTGGCCTGCGTTCTCAGGCCTCACCAACCACACCAGTTCTAGGCTAGAGCAGGCCTACCCATTTCACCTAACAAGCCTAGGGATGCCAACTTGTTCCTGAACCCAGGGCCAAGGACCCATCTAAGATCACCTTTATATACCTCTGTCCATGGCTTTACATGCGCAGACTCATAACGCCAAACACGGATGGATGGATGCAATGGCTTCACCTGCGAGCTCAGCTCTGCCTGCCTGGGTCCTCTTCCAAGGCGCACCCTGCAGGGTCACAGCCATGCCTAAGCCAGGCTCCACCAGCTGTCCTCTGTCTCTGCCGGACCCCCAGCTCCTCACATCTCAACCAACAGACCCaggttcaccttgctaagcccAACTCCGACTCCTCACACCTTCCTGAGAGAGCAGCACTGTCTACACAGGCTTGACCTCAACTCCCCCAGGCCTAACCTGAAAAACCCGGCTTTCTATCCTTGTCTGACTAGCCCTTCACATCCTGCAGACCATAGCTGACCACCAACAACTCACCGACGAGCCTCAGCTCATTGGACACAAAGATCTCTGCAGACCTGTGCCCTAGAGAACCGCCTACCACCAACGGCACAAGATGGGGTTCTCCCTCCCTGTGACTGAGCCGTGCTCTCCAAGCCTCCCCTCTAAGACCTGGGTTCACAAAAGTGAGCCAGAACCATGTTCCAAGGACTTCAGTGACAAGACCCAGAGAGCTCTCTCCCACTCCAAAGTCAGTGCCTGAGAGAGCCATGGCCACCAACTCATGCCTAACTTAGGGCCTGCAGACCTCCTCCAGCCCCATAGGGACTCGCCTGTGGCCACTGCACTCACCTAGGTCTCACCTTCCTTCTTCAGGCATCACCCTGAAGATCCAAGAGTACATACCCTTGCCTGAATCCAACAGCTCAAAGTCTGACTACCTACCTCACCGACCTCCTCAGTCCATACCTGGCAGGCCAGCTCTGCCCATCTAGGCTGGACCTTAGTTCCAACTCTTCAGGAACCCAACTCTTTAGGACCCCAACTCTTCAGGCCTTCTCAAAACATTACACTTGGCAGATGGGCTCTGCCCTCCTGCCTGTGACCCTGGGTCCTCAGACCACACGTGGCAAGCCAGATCTGTATACCTGACGAGCCCCACGTTCTCCCACTGCAGCTAGTAAAACCAGCTCTGCCTACCCTGTGTGTATGTTCTGGGCTCCTTATACTGCACCCACTGAACcagctctgcctacctgtgcttgACCCTGCTTCTCACACTTTGCCTAGCAAGCCAAATCTGCCTACCTGTGCTGTATCCCAGTTCCTAAGACTTCGTCCCATAGTCTGGTTCTACCTACTTATGCTTGACCTTGGCCCCTGAGACCATACCACCTACCTGTGCTTGACCCTGGCTCCTCAGACCTTGCCTAGCAAGTTAGATTGACCTACCTGTGCTTGACTTTGGCTCCTCAGGCTTCACTTGACCAGTTCTACCTATCCATGCTTGACCCTGGCTCCTCAGACTTCACCTGGCGGGCCAGCTCTGCCTACCTATGTTTGGCCCCAGTTCCTCAGACTTCACCTCATAGGCTGGTTCGACCTACCTATGCTTGACCTTGGCCTCTCAGATCATACCTGGCAGTCCTATTCTACCTACCTGTGCTTGACCCTAGCTCCTCAGACCTTACCTGGTGGGCCAGCTCTGCCTACCTGGACTTCATCCTGGTACCTCAGACCTCACCTAAGCAAGCCTAATATGCTTACCTTTGCTTGATTCTACTTCTGCAGACCTCACCTGGCAGGCTACCTAGCTGTGCTTGATTCCAGTTCCTCAGACTTCACCTGATAGGCTAGTTCTATCCCTATTCTTGACCTTGGCCCCTCATATCATACCTGGCATGCCCGTTCTACCTACCTGTGCTTGACCCTAGCTCCTCAGACCATAGATGGCAAGCCAGTTCTACTTACCTGTGCTTGACCATGGATTCCTCAGACCTCACCTGCAGGCCAGTTCTACCTACCTGTGCTTGACCTTGGCTCCTCAGACCTCACCTGCAGGCCAGTTCTACCTACCGGTGCTTGATCCTGGTTCCTCAGACCTCACCTAGCAAACCAAGTCTGCCTACCTGTGCTTGATTTAAGTTCCTCAGACTTCACCTGACAGGCTAGTTCTACCTACCTATGCTTGACCTTGGCCCCTCAGATCATACCCGGCACACCAGTTCTACCTCACCTGTGCTTGACCTTGGCTCCTCAGACCACATTTGGTGGGCcagctctgcctacctgtgcttgACCCTGGTTCTTCAGAAATCACCTGGCAGGCCAGTTCTACCTACCTGTGCTTGACCTTGGCCCCTCAGACCATACCTAGCAGGCCAGTTCTACCTACCTGTACTTGACCTTGACCCATCAAATCATACCTGGCAGGTCAGTTGTACCTACCTGTGCTTGACCTTGGCCCATCAGATCATACCTGGCAGGTCAATTATACCTACCTGTGCTTGACCTTGGCTCCTCAGACACACTTGGTGAGCCACTTCTACCTACCTGTGCTTGACCCTGGCTCCTCAGACCATACCTGGCAGGCCAGTTCTACCAACCTGTGCTTGATCTTGGCCGGTCAGATCATACCAGGCAAGCCAGTTCTACCTACCTGTGCTTGACCTTGACTCCTCAGACCACACTTGATGAGCCAGCTCTTTTCCTACCTGTGCTTGACCCTGGCTCCTCAGACCATAGCTGACAGGCCCATTCTACCTACCTGTACTTGACCCCGGCTCCTCAGACCATACCTGGCAGGCCAGTTCTACTTACCTGTGCTTTGCCTTGGTTCTTCAGATCTTACCTGGCAGCCCAGTTCTACCTACCTGTGCTTGACCTTGGCCCCACAGATCATACCTGGCAGGCCAGCTCTACCTACCTGTCCTTGACCTTGGTTCTTCAAACATTACCTGGCAGGACAGTTCTACCTACCTGTGCTTGACCCTGGTTCCTCAGACCTCACCTATCAAATCAAATCTGCCCACCTGTGCTTGATTCCACTTCCTCAGACTTCACCTGGTAGACTAGTTCTATCTACCTATGCTTGACCCTGCCCCTCAGATCATACCTGGCAGTCCTGTTCTATCTGTGCTTGACCTGGTTCTTCAGACCTTACCTGGCAGCCCAGTTCTACCTGCCTGAGCTTGACCTTGGCTCTTCAGACCACACTTGGTATGCCAGCTCTACCTACCTTGACTCATCAGACCTTCCTGGCAGGCcagctctgcctacctgtgcttgACCTTGGCTCCTCCAACCATACCTGGCAGGCCAGGTCTACCTACCTGTACTTGACCTTGACTCTTCAGACCTTATCTGGTTTTACCTACCTGAGCCAGTTTTACCTACCTGTGCTTGACCCTAGCTCCTCAGACCATACTTGGTGGCCCAGTTCCCTGGTACTTTAGACCTCACCTAGCAAGCCAAATCTACCTACCTGGGCTTGACTCCCAATTCCTCAGACTTCACCTGATAGGCTAATTCTACCTACCTGTGTTTAACCCTGGTTCCTCAGACCTCACCTGGCAGGCcagctctgcctacctgtgtgcTTGACCTTGGTTCTTCAGACCTCACATGGTGTCAGTTCTACCTACCCGTGCTTGACCCTGGGTCCTCAGACCATACCTGATGGTCCagttctgcctacctgtgcttgACCCTGGCTCCTCAGACCTCACCTAGCAAACCAAATCTACCTACCTGGGCCCGACTCCCAATTCCTTAGACTCTACCTGATAGGCCAGTTCTACCTGCCTATACTTGACCTGGGCTCCTCGTATCATATCTGGCATGCCAGTTCTACCTACCTGTACTTGATCCTGGTTCCTCAAACCTCACCTGGTGGGCCagttctgcctacctgtgcttgACCCTGGGTCCTCAGACCTCACCTGGGAGACCAGATCTACCTACATGTGCTTGCTCGTGGCTCCTGACACTGTACAAAGTGGGCTAGCTCTGCCTACCTGTACCTCCTCTTAGTTGTTTACATCTAAGACATTCAGTTCTTACCTGGACTCAGCTGGGACTATTTTAGATCTCACTGGAGAGACCCAGCATTATGAACCTGCCCTGATCTTGGTGGCACAGATCTTACCTGACAAACCCTGCTGTAT
The DNA window shown above is from Mustela nigripes isolate SB6536 chromosome 17, MUSNIG.SB6536, whole genome shotgun sequence and carries:
- the GPI gene encoding glucose-6-phosphate isomerase — protein: MAALTQNPQFQKLQKWYREHGSDLNLRRLFEGDKERFSHFSLNLNTSHGHILVDYSKNLVTDTVMQMLVDLAKSRGVEAARDRMFSGEKINFTEERAVLHVALRNRSNTPILVDGKDVMPEVNRVLEKMKSFCQRVRSGEWKGYSGKPITDVINIGIGGSDLGPLMVTEALKPYSSGGPRVWFVSNIDGTHIAKTLATLNPESSLFIIASKTFTTQETITNAETAKEWFLLSAKDPSAVAKHFVALSTNTSKVKEFGIDPQNMFEFWDWVGGRYSLWSAIGLSIALHVGFDNFEQLLSGAHWMDQHFRTTPLEKNAPVILAMLGIWYINCFGCETQAMLPYDQYLHRFAAYFQQGDMESNGKYITKSGTRVDHQTGPILWGEPGTNGQHAFYQLIHQGTKMIPCDFLIPVQTQHPIRKGLHHKILLANFLAQTEALMKGKSTEEARKELQAAGTSPEALEKLLPHKVFEGNRPTNSIVFTKLTPFILGALIAMYEHKIFVQGIIWDINSFDQWGVELGKQLAKKIEPELDGSSPVTSHDSSTNGLINFIKQEREARSQ